Within Winogradskyella helgolandensis, the genomic segment ATTGCTCACAATACTATTAGTCATACACCAAGAGCCGCCATTAACATTTGTGATGGAACTTGGGGAGGTCATATTATAGAATGGAATGATTGTTTTGAAACTGTACTAGAAACGCACGATCATGGCGCTTTTAATTCTTGGGGAAGAGATCGTTTTTGGTTTAGAGCTGGCCCATCGGGACCAGATTTAATGGATGAAAATGGAAAGCCTATGATTAGTAATTATATAGAAAAGTATCCAAATATACCTTTATGGGATGCGTATCAAACAACTACAATTAGAAATAACAGAATGCAATGCGATCATGGTTGGGATATCGATTTAGATGATGGTTCCACTAATTATGAAATCTATAATAATATCAGTCTTTCAGGTGGTATTAAAACACGTGAAGGCTATCATCGTAATGTTACTAATAATGTAATATTAGGTAGAGGATACACCTGCAATGTACCATACCCTAAACCAACGCATGATATTTTTGAAAGTAACATTTTATGGGGAGGAACAGTGTATAAATCTAGTAACCCAACGCTTTGGGGAGGCATACGCAATAAAAATTTCATTCACAATCCAGATGCTAAAGATGTTGTTCCTGCTTATGGAGTACAGCAGCAAACATTAGATGATGCAGAAAGTCTCTATGGAAATGTTCTTTTTGAAGCGCCTCAACATGGCGATTTTACAGTTTCAAATCAATCAGCAGCATTACAACTTGGATTTAAAAACTTTCCAATGTCTGGTTTTGGTGTTACTTCAGATAAATTGAAGCGTTTAGCGATGAAACCACAAATACATGCACCAAAAGAGGTAGCATCTAATGTGTATGTGGAGAAAAAGATGAAAGGATTATTTGGCGCTAAGTTTAAAACGCTAGAAACAGAAGCCGAACTTACAGCAACAGGAATGTTTGACAACTATGGCGTTTTATTGGTTTCTGTTCCTAAGGATAGTAAATTGGCTAAAATGGGATTTAAAGTGGATGATGTCGTATTTGAATTAAATTCGGAAAAAATAGCAAATGAACAAGATTTTATTAAAAAAATGAAGCAATTAGCGAACCATGAACATACCGTAAAAGTGTGGAGACATCAAGAATCAAAAACATTTTCTTTTGAAAAATAAATCATATAATTCATCTAAAAAAATCATGAAAACAAACCATAGAACACAAGTAAATAAAGGCTTATTTCTGTCACTTACATTTTTATTATTTACAGCAAGCGGAATGCTACACGCACAAAATACTTGGACTATTGCGTCTCAAGAAGACTGGCAAGCGAATATAGCTACAAAATCAAATTTGGAAATCACCAATGGAAAAGTAATTCCTACTGAAAAGGAAGCCGTATTCCAAAGCGCCATGAAAAAGTTCACAAAAAAAAGAGCTGCAAAATCCATTACGTTTTCTCAATCACCAGAATGGTTAAATTGGGAACAAATCCCTACTGCAGCACCAGCAAATTTAGGTGATGCGCCTGTAGCATTACAGCTAGGAGATGGAAATTACTGGATGTTTGGTAAATATGATACTCGAAAGAATAATAAACGACCGAATGATTTTAAAAGTAAGGATACCATCTTAAAAGGTTATGATGTGGTGTTAAAAACAACACATCTTAAAAATCAATTTGATGCGCCATCAGGATTAAAAAAATCGCTAAAGGGCTATCATGCTTGGCATAGTATCGATATGAAAAACTGGGTACATTATGGACCTATATCAGACATGTCTTCACGTTGGGTAACTTCTGCAGAATATATTGATGGAAAATTTTATTTTTATTACGATTTTCCTAACGATCAAGATCCGCATTTACTTATTGATGAAAACTTAACTGATGGTCTTGTTGGGAAAAAGATGGGCATGGCTTTTAAAGATCCCTCAGATGGTTCTGATTGTGCAGTCATTAGAGATTTAGATGGTAATTTTCATATTATAGCTGAAGATTGGTCGCCTATTGATGCTTCTACGCATGCTTGGGATTCGCCCTTAGCAACGCATGCGGTTAGTAAAGATGGTTTTAATGATTTTAAAATTTTAAATCCTCCTGTAGATGAACGCACCAAACCAACTGGTAAATTTGCGGAATATGCACATCCACATTGGTTTAAGGAAGATCCTGATAACTATCCTGGAAAAGCGTCACCTGTTGATATACCTAGACAAAGAATCAAAAAAGGAGACGTCGTTTCTTTTGGTAAATACGAAATCCATGAGCCAGAACAAAATTCTTTTGGAGATTGGGCTTCTATTTCTATTGGTGGTCAATATTATTTATTTGCTGATTATGATCCAGCAGGTAAGACAGGTGGTAAACACATGAGTGTTGCTTGGTTTACGTCTGATGATATTAATAAACAATTTGAATTTTGTGGAAATATAGGTCAAGGACATCCAGATCCAGATATCATGTTTGCAGAAGGTAAATATTACTTGCTTACGCAAACCAGAAATGATTATGTAAGTACTGGTCCTTGGGTGGAAACTGTAGAAGTAAGAATGGGTGTAGATACCACTAATGATGGATTGGTTAATGAGTGGAGTGATTGGCAAGTTGTAAAAGAACAATATGATTATATCAAAGGTTTTTCTAAGCAGGTTGAAAAAACACCAGCACAGTTGAATTTTTCTGACTTACCTAAAGGATATGGTTTTCAATTTGAGGTTAAAATGATGGATACTACAGAAAATGAATCAAAACCAATTTTAGATAAGGTAGTTGTGTCGTTTAAGAAATAAAAAATTAAAACCGAATTTAAGTTTCATAAGATGATGAAAAATATATTAACCGTTCTTATCGCACTGTTAGTGTTTGGAAACGCTTTTGCCAAAGATATTTATGTATCATCTAAAGGAGACGATGCTAATTCCGGAACAAAAAACAGTCCTTATTTAAGTTTTGAAAAAGCCCTACAAGAGGTAAAAAAATATGCAGGTAACGAAGCCGTTACGGTCTGGTTTACTTCTGGAGACTATTATCTTAATAAAACCATTGAGATAGGTAGTGATTATTCTGGAACGGAAAAATATCCCGTTGTATTTTCAGTTATACCTGGAGCAAAAGTAATTATCAAAGGCTCTCAGCGATTAGAGCATCTAGAATGGAAAGCCTATAAAAATGGTATTTATCAAACGCAAGTTCCTGAAGGCTTGTCTATGGATCAATTATTTGTTAATGGAGAACGCCAAGTTAGAGCACGATTCCCTAATTATGATTATGAGAATCCTCTTCGTGACGGGAAAGGATACCTTCAAGTCACAGGTGGTACAGACAAACGATATGACAAATGGTTTTCATACGATCCTGAAACTTTTTCAGATAAAACATGGGAGCATCCAGAAACAGGAATTGTGCATGGTTTCCAAAGTCATAACTGGGGAAATATGCAGTACAGACTTAAATCAATTAATAGAGAACAAAATAAGATTTTTCTAAACGAAGGTGGTTGGCAACTTCAAAGAACACATGGTATTGGAGGGAAAAAAAGTCATGCGTCTTACTATTTTGTTGAAAATATTTTTGAAGAACTAGATGTTCCTGGGGAATGGTTTTTAAATACAGAAACCCATACGCTTTACTATTATCCGATGCAAGGCGTAAAATTAAGTGACGTTAAAATTGAAGTTCCAGTCATAAAAGATATGATTCAGTTGAAGGGCACTAAAGAAGCTCCTGTAAAACATATTCAGTTTAAAGGATTCAATTTTACACAAACCAACTACACGTTTATGGAGTCTTATGAGCCGGTTGCTCGTGGTGATTGGGCTATTCATAGAGGTGGTGCCATTTTTATGGAAGGTACAGAAAACTTGTTGATTACAGATTGTAATTTTGAATATGTAGGTGGAAATGGTGTATTTATGAGTGCCTACAATCGTAATAATAAAGTAACCGGTTGCCGATTTGTACACACCGGAGAAAGTGCGGTTTGTTTTGTTGGTTCGCCGGAAGCTGTTCGGTTTTATCAAACTTGGGATGACAGATTAATGGATGGCAAGAATTGGAATGAGATGCGTGAAAATATGGACTTAGAAGCTGGTCCTAAAACCCCAGATTATCCAAAGAATTGCGTGGTTGAAAATAGCATCATGCACGATTTTGGAGATGTTGGTAAGCAAGTTGCAGGTGTTTATATTTCTATGAGTCATAAAATAACAGCCTCACATAATACCATTTATAACTGTCCGCGTGCAGGCATATGTATTAATGATGGTACTTGGGGCGGACACCTAATCGAATTTAATGATATCTGGGAAACCGTAAGAGAGACAGGCGAGCATGGCCCTTTTAATTCTTGGGGACGTGAGCGACAATGGAAAGGAGGTAGAGGAACCGATGAGCATTTTATTAAGGAATTGACACGACTAGATGCTATTGACAATGTGGTTATTCGAAATAACCGAATTGCCAATTACCGTAAATCTATTAGTGCTGGAAATTGGACGATTGATTTAGATGATGGCTCTAGTTACTATGAGATCTATAATAATTTAAATTTGGGGTCTACCATTAAACTAAGAGATGGCATGGGACGCAAGGTTTTTAACAATATAACCGTAAGTGCGGTTCCTTTAGGTTGGCATGTATGGCCAAAAAATTCCGAAGATGAAATTTATAACAATATTTTTGTGATTGCTGGAACTTTACCTGGAAAAACGACGCCTACAAATAACTTTATACGTGAAGTTGCTTTACCAGCCGATGTTAAATGGAGTACCAATTACGATAACAACCTGTATTGGAATGTTAATAATCCTGAAGATTTTAATATGACACAAGATATGAATATGGAGGAATGGAATAGGAGAGGGTATGACCTAAGTTCTATTGTGGCCAATCCTAATTTTGTGGATCCAATAAACGGTAATTATCAAGTGCAAGAGAACTCTTCAGCTTTAAAATTAGGTTTTAAGAATTTTCCAATGGATGAATTTGGTCATCAGATGACACGCATTTTGCCTTTTGGAGGAGATTTTGAAAATGAACTTGAAGTTAGTTTTGAAGCAGATATTAGAGCGGAAAAGAGCTCTAAGGTTTATTTTACCACAGATGGCTCAGAACCCAATAGGAATTCAACAGTATATTCGTCACCATTTAAAATAAAGAACACTACAGTAATAAAGGCAAGAACTTTTAATGCTAACGGCATTGCCATAGGATTTACTGCAGAAGCCGTCTTTAATAACGTAAAAACAGTTACATATCCAAGTTGGTTAAGCACCTTAATTGCAGGTGAATATAAGGCAGATAGTAGCAATCTGGATAAAATTACAAAATCTAGAAAAGCACTTGAAAAAGA encodes:
- a CDS encoding chitobiase/beta-hexosaminidase C-terminal domain-containing protein; protein product: MMKNILTVLIALLVFGNAFAKDIYVSSKGDDANSGTKNSPYLSFEKALQEVKKYAGNEAVTVWFTSGDYYLNKTIEIGSDYSGTEKYPVVFSVIPGAKVIIKGSQRLEHLEWKAYKNGIYQTQVPEGLSMDQLFVNGERQVRARFPNYDYENPLRDGKGYLQVTGGTDKRYDKWFSYDPETFSDKTWEHPETGIVHGFQSHNWGNMQYRLKSINREQNKIFLNEGGWQLQRTHGIGGKKSHASYYFVENIFEELDVPGEWFLNTETHTLYYYPMQGVKLSDVKIEVPVIKDMIQLKGTKEAPVKHIQFKGFNFTQTNYTFMESYEPVARGDWAIHRGGAIFMEGTENLLITDCNFEYVGGNGVFMSAYNRNNKVTGCRFVHTGESAVCFVGSPEAVRFYQTWDDRLMDGKNWNEMRENMDLEAGPKTPDYPKNCVVENSIMHDFGDVGKQVAGVYISMSHKITASHNTIYNCPRAGICINDGTWGGHLIEFNDIWETVRETGEHGPFNSWGRERQWKGGRGTDEHFIKELTRLDAIDNVVIRNNRIANYRKSISAGNWTIDLDDGSSYYEIYNNLNLGSTIKLRDGMGRKVFNNITVSAVPLGWHVWPKNSEDEIYNNIFVIAGTLPGKTTPTNNFIREVALPADVKWSTNYDNNLYWNVNNPEDFNMTQDMNMEEWNRRGYDLSSIVANPNFVDPINGNYQVQENSSALKLGFKNFPMDEFGHQMTRILPFGGDFENELEVSFEADIRAEKSSKVYFTTDGSEPNRNSTVYSSPFKIKNTTVIKARTFNANGIAIGFTAEAVFNNVKTVTYPSWLSTLIAGEYKADSSNLDKITKSRKALEKEIHGALLINIADDPDLIDATGGYNFGCYIKSLDGKKGQMWLDAGLDKDWVIQKLNKHKISNIAHLQKFLKTYSGQTVTITAVRDYGTKIFEVRIP
- a CDS encoding glycoside hydrolase family protein; the encoded protein is MKTNHRTQVNKGLFLSLTFLLFTASGMLHAQNTWTIASQEDWQANIATKSNLEITNGKVIPTEKEAVFQSAMKKFTKKRAAKSITFSQSPEWLNWEQIPTAAPANLGDAPVALQLGDGNYWMFGKYDTRKNNKRPNDFKSKDTILKGYDVVLKTTHLKNQFDAPSGLKKSLKGYHAWHSIDMKNWVHYGPISDMSSRWVTSAEYIDGKFYFYYDFPNDQDPHLLIDENLTDGLVGKKMGMAFKDPSDGSDCAVIRDLDGNFHIIAEDWSPIDASTHAWDSPLATHAVSKDGFNDFKILNPPVDERTKPTGKFAEYAHPHWFKEDPDNYPGKASPVDIPRQRIKKGDVVSFGKYEIHEPEQNSFGDWASISIGGQYYLFADYDPAGKTGGKHMSVAWFTSDDINKQFEFCGNIGQGHPDPDIMFAEGKYYLLTQTRNDYVSTGPWVETVEVRMGVDTTNDGLVNEWSDWQVVKEQYDYIKGFSKQVEKTPAQLNFSDLPKGYGFQFEVKMMDTTENESKPILDKVVVSFKK